ACTGACGAGCCACGGTACTGGATCGGTCCAGATCCCGGTCTGGAGAAGAAAACCGGCAACCACCGTCGCGGGACCGCTCATAAGGCCATCCGCGAGTTCTCCCCAGGTCCGGTAGCTCAATTTCAGCGGTGGCGCGGTGTATCCCCAGCCGAAGAAGAGGGCGACCGCAGCCAGAACAAGAAGATACACTGTCGGAATATGCGGTGTCGCACGAATGAGCAGCGCGCCAGCGCCTAAGAGCACCACGGCTATCAGGACAATACCGATCCTCACTTCCCTGAAGCTCAGCCTCCCCTCCACGAGCATACGTGAGCCTGCATTGAACGGCCCGACATTCAGGTTGATCCGATCAGAGGGGTAGTCGAAATACTCATTGATGAAGACCGTATTCAGCTCGATGAGCAGGAGGCAGAGATAACCAAGCGCAAAGACCGTGCCGTTGAAGGTTTGATACTGCGAATAGGCGATGGCCGCGCCGAGACTGTAGGTGATCAACGCCCAGTAATACATCGTGCACCGGGACAGGGTGAGCCATGCAGTGACTTTCTCTTTAACGCGCATGTTTCGTTCGTCTCTGTACTGAAGAGCGGTGGAAGGGCTATAAAAAACTTCGTACCACCGTGCACGCTCTGCCACCGTGCTTATAAGAAGAGGTCGCGCAATTTCATGACCGCCTGGCTCCCGCGAAAGGATCGGGGGATGATTCGAATCTTCCCGGTCTGTTCATCATGCTTAAATCGCGCGGCATCGCGGTTCCGGAGTAGGTAGAGTATTTCGGCATGCTCACCCCGAACGATCACATCGGGGTCTTCATGCAATCCGGGCTGTAATGAAATGGAGCCGCCACGCAGAAAGTGGAAGTGGTAGCATTCCGTCTCGGTCTGGAAATTCAAGACGAGTGGCATTAAGAGGTTATAAAAGAGCGCTTTTATCGCTCCGGCGGGCCCCGAAAGCTCCTGCTCCACCTTGCGCTCCGCTTCTACCACGATCTCATCCAACAATCCCCGCAACGTTTCCATTTATATCGTGTTCCCGCCCTGGTCGGGTGGTCAGTCAAGCAGCCGATCACGACAGCATGCGTGAGAACAAACTGATCATAAAGAGCGAGTAGAGCAAGAGAAATACGATCCCTTCACGGCGTGTGATCTTCCACCCGGTCCTGATAAAGATCAACAGGAGCACGCTCATGAAGATCATAAACGGCGCGTTGTAGATTATTGATGCGCGGACCACGGTGATCGGTGAGACGAGCGCTGCAACACCCGCGACCAAGAAGATGTTCGCGATGTTCGAGCCGATCACGTTGCCGATCGCGATGTTCCCGTAGCCCTGCCGAGCAGCCGATACTGTCACGCCCAATTCAGGTAGCGAGGTCCCCACGGCGATGAGGCTGATGCCGATCACCGTCTTGGGGATATCAAAGAACTCCGCAAAGAAGACCGCTTCGCTGACCAGGAAGCGCGCGCCGAATACCACCGCGAGTCCACTGAGCAAGAGCACGGCGAAATCCCTGAGCAGGCCGGAGCGTGGCACTTCCGTGAGCTCCTTTTCAGACCGCGCACGATTCCGGGCTTTGTGGTTGAAGAATGGGCCCAGGCCTTTTTTAATGGTGATGAAATACTCGAACTTGAGGAAATAGCTGAGGAATTCGCTGAACGCCCGAGTGTCCTCTTCGCTGAATTTCGACTTGATCT
The sequence above is drawn from the Methanomicrobia archaeon genome and encodes:
- a CDS encoding prenyltransferase, whose translation is MRVKEKVTAWLTLSRCTMYYWALITYSLGAAIAYSQYQTFNGTVFALGYLCLLLIELNTVFINEYFDYPSDRINLNVGPFNAGSRMLVEGRLSFREVRIGIVLIAVVLLGAGALLIRATPHIPTVYLLVLAAVALFFGWGYTAPPLKLSYRTWGELADGLMSGPATVVAGFLLQTGIWTDPVPWLVSTPTFLAMAVAAALLAIPDAPADKAIGRQTMAVRFGSRATGAISIWAVILCAIISVLLWGFGFIPNPIGIAMLVIVPLAYKIVRPLQQATKTKDEDIHEKAVSEIVPPLIILMTLVGLIPLLAFVLG
- a CDS encoding calcium/sodium antiporter, which gives rise to MVLLSILMFALGLVLLVKGSDFFVEAAATIAKKLGVSEFVIGLTLVAVGTSLPELASSIFAALKAESDIVVGNVVGSNIANIGLIVGIGALLTVIMTRREMLQRDGYIMLFAALLFYLFSFNGVISRFEAMLLLLLYVAYAVFLFEIKSKFSEEDTRAFSEFLSYFLKFEYFITIKKGLGPFFNHKARNRARSEKELTEVPRSGLLRDFAVLLLSGLAVVFGARFLVSEAVFFAEFFDIPKTVIGISLIAVGTSLPELGVTVSAARQGYGNIAIGNVIGSNIANIFLVAGVAALVSPITVVRASIIYNAPFMIFMSVLLLIFIRTGWKITRREGIVFLLLYSLFMISLFSRMLS